The following nucleotide sequence is from Micromonospora sp. WMMD1120.
TGATCAGAGGAGTCGTCAGGTGCAGGCGTGGTTCAACGGGCAGCGGTCTCCGACTCTGCAGGGCAGATACTCGGCCCGGCACAACGCCTTCGGCGTGCTGCGCCTGGCGATGGCCTGCGGTGTGATCATCGCGCACGCCGGGCCGCTGGGCTTCGGCCAGGCGAACGTCGGGGCCGCGACGTTCGGCCGACAGAGCGACCTCGGCACCATGTGCCTGTACGGGTTCTTCCTGATCTCCGGCTTCCTCATCACCGACAGCGCGCTGCGCTCCACGCTGCGCCAGTACGTCCGTGCGCGCGTCCTGCGGGTCTTCCCGGGGCTGTGGGTCTGCCTGCTGGTCACCGCCTTCGTCTTCGCCCCACTGGCGGCGCTCTACGAGAACGGCAACCTCGACGGGTTCTGGGGGCACCCGGAAGGGCCGTTCGACTACGTCACGACGAACATCCTCGCCTCGATGGAGCAGTTCCCCATCTCCGGGCTGCTGGCCGACACCCCGTACGGGCAGATCGTCGGCGGGCCGAGCGCGTTCGACGGGTCACTGTGGACCCTTCGGTACGACCTGGCGCTCTACGCGGTCGTCGGCATCCTCGTGGTGACCTCGGTGTTGCACCGCGCCCCGCGCGCGGTGCTCGTCCTGACCGTGGGCAGCTACGCGCTGATCCTGGCGGACTTCCTCGCCGCGCCGACCTGGACCTCCCGCCCCGCGCAGCACGGCGCGATCGGGCCGTTCCCGCTGATCGGGTCGTTCGCCGCGGACTGGACGTTGATGCTCGGCTTCTTCTTCCTGCTCGGCGCCGCAGCACGCCTGTACGCGCACCGCGTCCCGATGACCTCCGAGCTTGCCGTGTTGGCCGGTGTCGTGCTGGTCGGCTCGCTGTGGCTGGGCGGGTTCTTCGCCGTGGGCCTGCCGGCGTTCGCCTACCTCGTGCTCTTCGCGGCGGTAGCGCTGCCGAAGCGGCTGTCCACGATCAGCCGTCGCAACGACTACACCTACGGCATCTACATCTACGGCTTCCCGGTACAGCAGATGGTCGCCCTGTTCGGCGGCGCCCGGTTCGGGATGCTCGGTTACATCGTGCTGAGCCTGCTCGGCGCCCTGCTGTTCGCCGCCCTCTCCTGGCACCTGGTGGAGCGTCCCGCGCTCGGGCTGAAGACCGGCAGCGGGCGCGCGCGGCACCGGGTCGCCAGGCAGGCCGCCCGCCGACGCCCGCTGACGACTCCCGGCCCGGAGACCGTGCGGAGCCCGGAGGGACGCCCGGGAACCAGTCGCGCCGGGCGACACCAGGCCGGTGCCCGGCACAGCCGGTCGGCCAGGAACGCGCTGCCGGTGCGGAGCACGTCGCGTCGCGCCAGCCGGTCCCGCGAGACGGACCTGACGTTCCTGGTCGCGCCGGGACGGGCGCCGCAGGGGGCCGCGCCAACCGGTTCGGGAACGCCGAGCGGGCAGGCCCCGACGGAACGGTCGGACCGCGAGCAGATCACCGTCACGCCGTCAGCACAGTGATGCCGACGGGGCCGGAGCCATCGCGGCTCCGGCCCCGTCGGTACGCCTAGATTCGCTACGACGTCGGATACTCCCGCAGGTAGACCGGAGCGCCGACCCTTGTCGTGTCGGCCGGATCGCCGACGCCGTTGACCACGTGGTCGATGGTCCCGGCGCTGAGGTTGACGGTCATGATGTGGCGCAGCCGCACACCCGGCCGGTTCGGCACCTCGAACCCGTTCTCGGTGTGGATCGACGGGTTGTTCTGGTTGAAGACGTACACCCCGCCGCCGTGCAGGGTGTGGTGGCGCACCCGGTCGGCGACCTTGTAACCGGCCCACCCCTCGACCGCGCCGTTCATCCAGTCGGCCTGCGTCGGCGGGTCGTACGGCAGCTCGTTCTGATAGAGGATCGTGGTGCCGTGCTCGCCGTTCCAGACCGTGTTGTAGCGCTGGAAGTGCTCGACGAACAGACCGGTCGCGGTGACGTGGTCGCCGTTGATGACCGCGCCGTAGCGGCCGGTGTTGGTGCGCCACCGGTCGGTGTCGCCGTTGACGCCCTCGGTGAAGCCCTCCACGCCGTGGTCGCCGCGCCACACCCAGGTGTGGTCGATGAGCACGTCGTCGCTGTTGACCTCCAACGCGGTGTGCGTCCGGCCGATGTGCGGGCCGCCGACCCGGAAGTACACGTCGGACAGCGTTGTCGGGTTGGCCGGGCTGCTGGCGTTGTGACCGTGCGGACGGCCGACACGCAGCAGCACCGGCGACTCGACGGTTCCGGCGTCGATGGTGACACCGGCGACGATCACACCGGGCACACCGGCGACGTCCAGCGGGACCGCGCCGTTCACGGCGGTGAGCGTGGCGTGCCCGATGCCGAGCACCACGGTGTCCGGACGTCGGACCTCGATACTGCGCGCGATGTCGTACACACCGGGGGTGAGCAGCAGGTGCTTGCCCCGCGCGAGCTGACTGTTGATCACGCGCACCGGGTCGGACGGCTTGGCGACGAAGAAGTCGTCGATCCCGATGGTTCGCCCCGGCGTCAGGCCGCCGGCCCAGGAGACGCCCCGGCTGTCCCGCCGCGCCGAGGGCACCCGTACCTGGTAGCGACCCTTGCCGTCGACGAAGAGGTACGGCTTCTCCCGACTGACCGGCGTGGTCTCCAGGGTGGTGTACGGCGGGTCCGGGAACGTGGCGTCGTCCGGTGCGCCCTCGACACCGGCGAAGACCTGGTTCCACACCGCGTTCGACCAGCCGGCGACCTCGCTGTTGCGGGTCAGCCACTGCTGCTGTGAGCCGTTGGTCGTGGCCGGCAGCCGCGAGTCGGCGATGAATCCGCCACTGGCGTACTGCGGGCCGGCGGTGCAGTAGTCCATCAGGGACAGCCCGCCACCGTCGATGTTGAGCCGACGCATCGACACCGCCTGGGACACCGCCCAGAAGTTCGCCGTCGACCGACAGCCGTCCTGACCGGTCGCGTTGACGGTCAGGGAGAGGTTGGACAGGGTGCGCCAGAAGTTGACCAGCGCGAGGCAGTTGCCGGTGCCGCCGTCGGCCAGGCAGCGGTTGTAGACCTCGAGTTTGCCGTTGACGGTGACGTCGGTGGGCGCGGCGCCGAGGCCGGAGACCTCGGTGTAGTAGCCGACCCGGGCCTGCAACGGCTGCTCGGCGGTGCCGTAGGCGCCCGGCCGGAACAGGTAGGCGTGCCGCTCGGCGCCCATCTCGTTGTCGACCTGCCGGGCGTGTGCCGCGTCGAGGGTCCGCTGGATCTCGTCGACCGGCATCGACGGGTCGAAGACCGTCACGTTCGGACCGAAGTCGGGCGTGCCGTGCGTCGGTCGGCCGGCGACGGCCGGCGCGCCGGACATCGTGACGGCGGTGGTCAGCGCCACCGCGAGCAGGAGGGTACGCGCGGATCTCCGGCGCGTACCCCGGGACGGGATTGTCATGTGGTTCGTCCTCTCCGCTGGCCGGACCGCAGTTCCGGAGCAGCTGGGGGCGGTGAGAGCGCTCTCTTTCCTCCGCGATCGGAACCGGTCCGGGAACGAGGAGGTTGATACGTTTCTACCCGTCGAATCGATCGCACGCCATGAGCGGCACGTTCGAATATCAACAGACCAGATACGCGGCACTACGGATAGCCGACGATAACGATCTCCAGTAATGTGTCCCCGGCACCCCCGGTGATCATTCAGTCACCCGCTTGACGCACGTTGTCTGCCCCTTCCGGAGGACCCCATCATGCTGAGCCTGACCGGCCCGGCCGCTTCGTCCGTCCACTCCAGATCAAAGATTTTGCGCACGTGGTGGAGAAGCGCCCGTTCTTGGGGATCATCGGGACCCACCGAACCGCTCGCCGGGCGCGAGACGTGGTCGGGGCACGCGATCCGCCGGGAGTGGCCACACGGACAGCGGGGATCGACGGCGTCGGCCCGGTGGCTGATCAATCCACAGGAGAGGGCCGGCGTGCGGCGTCCGGACCGGTCGGGACTCCGATCCGGTCCGTGGCCGATCGTCACGGCTCGTAGTGCGGGAGGCTCGCGGTGAGCATGCATGTGCAGGTGGCGCTGGCGCGGAAGACGCTCAGCGCGTGGGGTATGGGCGTCTTCGGCGCCGCGGCGTCGGCGCCCATGGTGGTGCTCGTCGGCGGCATCGTCGCCACCTACGCCAGCACCCAGGTGACCACCGTCCCGCTGGTGTTCCTGCTGGTGGGCAGCGTCGTCGCGCTGCTGCTGGTCGGCTACACGGCGATGTCGCGGCAGGTGCCGCACGCCGCCGCCTACTACGCCATCCTCACCCGGGGGTTGAGCCGGCGGTGGGGCGTGGCCGGTGGCGCGGTCGCCCTGGTCGCGTACAACGCCATCCAGATCAGCCTCTACGGGCTGCTCGGCGCCACCCTGGCCAGCCTCATCGGCGGAAGCTGGTGGGTCTGGGCCGGCGTCGGGCTGGTCCTGGTCGCCGTGCTGGGGGTACGCGCCGTCGCGCTCTCCACAGTGCTGCTGGCGGCCGTCCTGGCGGGCTCGCTGGTGATCATCGTGCTCTTCGTGGCGTCGGCGCTGGCCGATCCGGCCGGCGGCACGCTCTCCTGGCAGGGTTTCGCGGTCTCCGGGCTCGGCGTCAGCGGCATCGGTGGCGCCGTCGCGCTGTGCCTGGCCGCGCTGATGGGCGTGGACGCCCCCGCGAGCTTCGCCGAGGAGAGCCGGGACAACTCGGGTGTGACCCGGGCGGTCTTCGCCGGCGTGCTGTTCCTGACCGTCGTGTACGCCGGGACGGCGTGGGCGATGGGCGTCGCGGTCGGCACGGACCGGGTGGCGGCCGTCGCGGCCGACCCGGAGGGTGGCCTGCCGTTCTCGGTGCTGGAACGAGGGCTCGGCGGCTTCCTGACGCCGCTGGCGCAGATGATGCTGATCCTCGCCATCGTCACGTCCCTGCTGGCCTTCCACAACGTGGTGGCCCGTTACGTGTTCGCGATGGCCCGCGAGGGGGTGCTGCCGGCGGCCCTGGCCCGCTCGGGCAGCGGCACCCGGGTCAGCGCCCCGGTCGGCGGGTCGCTGCTCCAGACCGGGATCGCCGCGGTGGTGGTGGTCGTCTTCGCGGCGCTGCACGCCGATCCGGTGGCGACCCTGTTCACCTGGCTGTCCACGCTCGGCGCGCTCGGACTGCTCTGCCTGCTGCTGGCCGCCTCGGTCGCGGCGGTCGGCGCGCGCAACGGGGTGCTGTCCAGGGTCGGGGCCGGCACGTCCGTCATCGCGCCGCTGTGCGGCGTCGTCCTCGGCGCTGTCGTCCTCGGCGCGATGGTGGTCAACGTGGGGTCGCTGCTCGGCGCCGCCGAGGGGTCCTGGTCCCCCTTCCTGCTGCCCCTGATCATCGCGGGCGCCGCGCTCGGGGGAAGCCTCTGGGCGGGTGTGCTGCGGCGCTCCCGTCCGGACGTGTACCAGGGCATCAGCCAGGGCCGCCCAGACACCCACGCCGTGCCGGATGACGTCGGCGTCACCTTCTAGGACCGAGGTAGCCAATGACCTACCCGACGACACCACCCTCAGGGCGACACCACATGAACGTGGACGAGCGCGGCAGACCGACGGTCAACCAGCCGCCGGCCGAGTACGCCGGCGACGGCCCGACGGCGCGGCGCACCCCACCGGCGGGCAGCGCCGGGGGAAGCTGGACCGGGCAGCCCGGCTACGACCCCGATCCCCCGTTCGACGCGACCAGGCGCTGGGCCCGGCCGCCGGCCTACGAGCCGGAACCGCAGGCGGGCGCGCCACAGCGGTGGTCGCCGCCACCATCGCCGGAGCCGCCGCACCTCCCGCCGCCGATCGCCCCGCCGGCGCCGCCCGTGCCGAGCGAACCCGACGAGTACGGCCCGCAGGAACGCGTCTGGGTGGACCTGCGCCTGCAGGTGGCGTCCCGCCTGCGGGGCGTCAACGCCCGGCACTGCCACGAGGCCTTCGACCGTATCGGCAAGCGCAACGCTCTCGGCCCGCACGGGGTGGTGCTGTTCTACACCACCCCCGACCAGCACATGCCGCACGGATACCGGCTGTTGATCGCCACCCGGCTCTTTCTCGCCGGCCCGGAGTCCGACGACCTGCCCCGGGTGCTGCACGACCTGTCCCGCACGGCCGCCGGCAACGTCGCCCGGGCCACCGCCCAGGGCCGGCGGTGGGACCCGCGCGGTCCGGAGGGCTCGATGGTCAACGGCGGTGACCTGGACATGCCCCGCGACGCCTCCTATGTCGGCGTGGGCGTGACCACCCTGGACAGCGACGAGGGACCATGGCACACGGTGGCCAACTCGGTGCGGTCGCAACCGCTGAACACGCCGCGCCCCCGATCGGTCTTCGACCTGTCCGGGCAGGGACTGGCCTGGTTGATCGACGGCACCGCGCTGCGCATGGTGCGCGACCCGCACCGGCGCCTCGGCGACGACGGCATCACCAGCAACCGTCGCCTGGACGCCTCCCGCCGCTGGCCCTACGACCCGTACGCCGACCTCACCGAGCAGGGTGACCAGTGGCTGCGCGCCGCCTGGGCGCAGCTCAACGGGCTGCACCGGATCCTCACCGAGCACCTGGTCCCCGGACGGCCTGCGTGAGCGCACCGGAGCCGCCGGCCGAACTGGACGCCGCCGCCGTCGACCTGCGGTCCGACAGCATCAACGTGGCAGCGGTGGTCCGGGCGCTGCTCGACAACGCCGCCGACGGGCAGCGCACCGCCATCGGGTTTCCCGGGGCGGTGGACATGGACTACAGCGCGGTTCTGCCACTGTTCGGGCGGCTGTTCAACAACGTCGGCGACCCGCTGTCGGATCCGGGCGGCACCGCGCACACCAAGGTGCTGGAGCGCGCGGTGGTCGACTGGTGCGCGGACCTGCTCGCCCTGCCGGCCGACGACCGGTGGGGCTACGTCACCGCCGGGGGCACCGAGGGCAACCTCGCCGCGCTGCACGCCGCGCACCGCCGGCACCCGGACGCTGTCGTCTACTACTCCCGGGCGGCGCACTACTCGGTCGGAAAGATCCTCGACATCATCGGCGCCCCGGGTGAGCTGGTCGACGTCGACGAGGGTGGCGAGATGGACTACCGGCACCTCGCCACCCTCGTCGGGTGGCGCCGCCACCGCCCGGCGATCGTCGTGGCCACGGCCGGCACGACGATGACCGAGGCCGTCGACGACCCCGCCCGTGTGGACGCCGTGCTGCGGGAGGCCGGTGTGGACCGGCGGCACGTGCACGTCGACGCCGCCCTCGCCGGCATCCCGCTCGCCCTCGACGGTGTCCTGACCCTCGCGCCGGGCAGCGGCGTGGACAGCATCGCCGTGTCAGGTCACAAGTTCTTCGGCACCCCGATCCCGTGCGGTCTGGTGCTGATGCGCGACAGCATCCGCAGGCCGGGCCGGCACGTCGCCTACACCGCCACCCTCGACACCACGGTCAGCGGCTCCCGGTGCGGGCAGGCCGCCGCGCTGCTGTGGTGCGCCATCGCCGCGCACGGCCGGGACGGGCACCGGGCCCGCACCGCCCGTGCCCGGGACCTCGCCGCGTACGCCGTGGAGCAGCTCACCGCGATCGGTTGGCCCGCCTGGCGCCACCCGCACGCCTTCACCGTCGTGCTGGCCACCCCGCCGGCAGCGGTCACCGGCAAGTGGCTGTTGGCCACCGACGGTTCGTGGTCGCACACCATCTGCATGCCCGGCGTCACCCGGGGCCAGATCGACGCCCTCGTCGCCGACCTGCAGACCGCGAGCCGCGACGGCGTGCCGGTGCCGCAGCAACGGCGGTCGTCGCAGACCGCGGCCCCGCAGACCGTGGCCCCGCAGCCCGCCGGCGCCTAGCTCACGGTCGGCAGCGGGACGCCGCCGCGCGGCTAGGATGACCGCCGTGCAGTTCGGGGTGCTCGGGCCGCTCGCCGTGACCACCGACGCCGGCGAGCCGGTGGTGGTGCCCGGCGCCAAGGTCCGTGCGTTGCTCGCCGACCTGCTGGTCAACCGCAACCAGGTCGTCTCGGCGGACCGCCTGGTCGACGACCTGTGGGCAGACGATGCCCCCGCCAACCCGACCGGCGCCCTCCAGGTGCGCGTGTCGCAGCTGCGCAAGGCGCTCAACGACGCCGAGCCGGGCGCCCGCGAGCTGGTCGAGTCCCGCCCGCCCGGCTATCTGCTGCGGGTCGACGCGCTCGACGTGGTCCGGTTCGACGAGTTGGCCCGCAGCACCGACGTCGACCGGCTCACCGAGGCGCTGTCGCTGTGGCGCGGCGACGCGTACGCCGACGTCGCCGACGCGGAGTTCGTCCGGGCCGAGGTGGCCCGCCTGACCGAGCAGCGCCTCGTCGTGCAGGAACGGCTCGCCGCGGCCCGGCTGGCCCGGGGCGAGCACGACCTGGTCGTCGCCGACCTGGCCGAACTCGTCGCCCGGCATCCGCTCCGCGAGGGCCTGCGCGAGGTGCAGCTGCGCGCGCTGTACGCCGCCGGTCGCCAGTCCGAGGCGTTGGACAGCTACGCCGAGCTGCGTGAGCTTCTCGCCGAGGAGCTGGGCCTCGATCCCGGCCCGGAGCTGGTCGCCCTGCACCGCAGGATCCTCGAACAGGACGCCGGCCTGAGCCCGCCGCCGAAGGCCACGACCCTGCGCGACAACCTGCCGCCCCCACTCGACGAGCTGGTCGGACGGGCCGAGGCGCTGGCCGAGCTGCGGGCCCTGCCACCCCGGCAGCGGTTGGTCACGCTCGTCGGGCCGGGTGGTGTCGGCAAGACCCGCCTGGCCACCGAGACGGCCCGCGCGCAGAGCTTCCCCGACGGCGTCCACCTCGTCGAGCTGGCGCCGCTGCCGGCGGGCGACGCCCGCGTGGCCGAGCACGTGCTCGGCGCGCTCGGCGTGCACGAGGGCGGCGGTAGGGACCTGTCCCCCACCGACCGGGTGGTCGCGGCCCTGCGGCACCGGCACCTGCTGCTGGTGCTGGACAACTGCGAACACGTCGTCGAGCCGGTGGCCGCGCTCGTCGCCCGGCTGCTGCGCGACGCGCCCGACGTGCGCGTGCTGGCGAC
It contains:
- a CDS encoding histidine decarboxylase, which encodes MNVAAVVRALLDNAADGQRTAIGFPGAVDMDYSAVLPLFGRLFNNVGDPLSDPGGTAHTKVLERAVVDWCADLLALPADDRWGYVTAGGTEGNLAALHAAHRRHPDAVVYYSRAAHYSVGKILDIIGAPGELVDVDEGGEMDYRHLATLVGWRRHRPAIVVATAGTTMTEAVDDPARVDAVLREAGVDRRHVHVDAALAGIPLALDGVLTLAPGSGVDSIAVSGHKFFGTPIPCGLVLMRDSIRRPGRHVAYTATLDTTVSGSRCGQAAALLWCAIAAHGRDGHRARTARARDLAAYAVEQLTAIGWPAWRHPHAFTVVLATPPAAVTGKWLLATDGSWSHTICMPGVTRGQIDALVADLQTASRDGVPVPQQRRSSQTAAPQTVAPQPAGA
- a CDS encoding acyltransferase codes for the protein MQAWFNGQRSPTLQGRYSARHNAFGVLRLAMACGVIIAHAGPLGFGQANVGAATFGRQSDLGTMCLYGFFLISGFLITDSALRSTLRQYVRARVLRVFPGLWVCLLVTAFVFAPLAALYENGNLDGFWGHPEGPFDYVTTNILASMEQFPISGLLADTPYGQIVGGPSAFDGSLWTLRYDLALYAVVGILVVTSVLHRAPRAVLVLTVGSYALILADFLAAPTWTSRPAQHGAIGPFPLIGSFAADWTLMLGFFFLLGAAARLYAHRVPMTSELAVLAGVVLVGSLWLGGFFAVGLPAFAYLVLFAAVALPKRLSTISRRNDYTYGIYIYGFPVQQMVALFGGARFGMLGYIVLSLLGALLFAALSWHLVERPALGLKTGSGRARHRVARQAARRRPLTTPGPETVRSPEGRPGTSRAGRHQAGARHSRSARNALPVRSTSRRASRSRETDLTFLVAPGRAPQGAAPTGSGTPSGQAPTERSDREQITVTPSAQ
- a CDS encoding adenylyl cyclase, with the protein product MTIPSRGTRRRSARTLLLAVALTTAVTMSGAPAVAGRPTHGTPDFGPNVTVFDPSMPVDEIQRTLDAAHARQVDNEMGAERHAYLFRPGAYGTAEQPLQARVGYYTEVSGLGAAPTDVTVNGKLEVYNRCLADGGTGNCLALVNFWRTLSNLSLTVNATGQDGCRSTANFWAVSQAVSMRRLNIDGGGLSLMDYCTAGPQYASGGFIADSRLPATTNGSQQQWLTRNSEVAGWSNAVWNQVFAGVEGAPDDATFPDPPYTTLETTPVSREKPYLFVDGKGRYQVRVPSARRDSRGVSWAGGLTPGRTIGIDDFFVAKPSDPVRVINSQLARGKHLLLTPGVYDIARSIEVRRPDTVVLGIGHATLTAVNGAVPLDVAGVPGVIVAGVTIDAGTVESPVLLRVGRPHGHNASSPANPTTLSDVYFRVGGPHIGRTHTALEVNSDDVLIDHTWVWRGDHGVEGFTEGVNGDTDRWRTNTGRYGAVINGDHVTATGLFVEHFQRYNTVWNGEHGTTILYQNELPYDPPTQADWMNGAVEGWAGYKVADRVRHHTLHGGGVYVFNQNNPSIHTENGFEVPNRPGVRLRHIMTVNLSAGTIDHVVNGVGDPADTTRVGAPVYLREYPTS
- a CDS encoding APC family permease, with protein sequence MHVQVALARKTLSAWGMGVFGAAASAPMVVLVGGIVATYASTQVTTVPLVFLLVGSVVALLLVGYTAMSRQVPHAAAYYAILTRGLSRRWGVAGGAVALVAYNAIQISLYGLLGATLASLIGGSWWVWAGVGLVLVAVLGVRAVALSTVLLAAVLAGSLVIIVLFVASALADPAGGTLSWQGFAVSGLGVSGIGGAVALCLAALMGVDAPASFAEESRDNSGVTRAVFAGVLFLTVVYAGTAWAMGVAVGTDRVAAVAADPEGGLPFSVLERGLGGFLTPLAQMMLILAIVTSLLAFHNVVARYVFAMAREGVLPAALARSGSGTRVSAPVGGSLLQTGIAAVVVVVFAALHADPVATLFTWLSTLGALGLLCLLLAASVAAVGARNGVLSRVGAGTSVIAPLCGVVLGAVVLGAMVVNVGSLLGAAEGSWSPFLLPLIIAGAALGGSLWAGVLRRSRPDVYQGISQGRPDTHAVPDDVGVTF